A stretch of DNA from Micromonospora sp. WMMD1155:
GTCGTACGCCGCGCAGCACCCGCTCCGGCGATCCGTTCCGGCCGGCGTTGCAGGTGCTCGACGGCGGCCGGGCCGCCGCGCGTTCCGGCCGACGCGACGCCCCGGCGGCCGGGCGCGGCGGCGTCGTGCGCACCGTCTCCCCGCGTACCCCGCGTGCTCCGGGTGTGGACGAGCCCGCGCCGCGCCGTCGGACCACGCCACGTGCGCCGCGCCGCGCCGACCGGCCGGTGGCCCGCCGCCCGTCGCGCAAACCTCCGCGCCCGCCGAAGCTGGCCGACTCGCGGCTGCGGCTGCGGCTGGGCACCGCGCTGGCCCTGACGCTGTTCGCCAGCATCGGAATCCGGCTGATCTTCCTTCAGGCGGTCGACGCCCCGGCGTACGCCGGCGGCGGCACCGCCGACCGCACCCGCACTGTCGAGCTACCCGCGCCGCGCGGGGCGATCTACGACACCACCGGCGCGCCGCTGGCCCGCAGCGTCGAGGCGCGGTACGTCTCGGTCGACCCGACAGAGGTCGAGGACCCGCCCGGCACTGCGAAGGCGCTCTCCCCGTTACTCGGCATCCCAGCGTCGAAGCTGGTCGAGCTGATGAAGCCCCGCAAGCTGGAGAACGGCGTCGAGTCGCGGTTCGCGTACCTGGCCCGGGGTGTGGAGATCGCGACCGCCAAGCAGGTGCAGGCGCTCGAACTGCCCGGCATCGGGGTGCACCGCGACGAACGCCGCGACGTGCCCGGCGGCGACCTGGCGGCCAACCTGATCGGCTTCACCAGCCAGGACATGGCCGGGCTGGAGGGTCTCGAGGCCCGCTTCGACGACGTGCTCGCCGGGCAGGACGGCAAGCGGGTGTACGAGGCCGGCCGCCGCGACCTCGCCGCGCCGATCCCGGGCGGCTACAGCCGGACCATCCCCGCGAAGCCGGGCAGCTCGCTGGCCCTCACCATCGACCGTGACCTTCAGTTCCGCACCCAGCAGATCCTCAGCGCGGGCATGGCCCAGGCGCCCGGTGGCACCGGCGCGGCCGTGATCATCGAGATCCCCTCCGGCGCGGTGCTGGCCCAGGCCAGCAATCCCACCTACAGCGCGGCGAAACCGTTGTCGAGCGACCCGGTCGCCCGGGAGGACGCGGCGACGAGTTTCGTCGTCGACCCCGGATCGATCCACAAGGCGATCACCTTCGGCGCGGCGTTGCAGGAGGGCGTCATCACGCCGGACACCACGCTGCCCATCGCCAACGCCATCAAGAAGGGCGACACCTGGTTCCCCGACACCCACCCCGCCGACGGCAAGCGGATGAGCATCCCGGGGATGCTCGCCTACTCGTCGAACGTCGGCACGATCACCATCGCCGACAAGCTCGGCCGGGACCGGTTGATCGACTACCAGAGGCGGTTCGGGCTGGGCAAGCCCACCGGCGAGGGTATGCCGGGGGAGGCCAGCGGGCGGTTGCTGCCGGCCGACGAGTGGAG
This window harbors:
- a CDS encoding penicillin-binding transpeptidase domain-containing protein — protein: MPPRSDEPRRDPKGARRGSSREARPADDEPRTGEPGIGGISGARAYTPRGRTVREDRGTAARGGGAEQRRTPRSTRSGDPFRPALQVLDGGRAAARSGRRDAPAAGRGGVVRTVSPRTPRAPGVDEPAPRRRTTPRAPRRADRPVARRPSRKPPRPPKLADSRLRLRLGTALALTLFASIGIRLIFLQAVDAPAYAGGGTADRTRTVELPAPRGAIYDTTGAPLARSVEARYVSVDPTEVEDPPGTAKALSPLLGIPASKLVELMKPRKLENGVESRFAYLARGVEIATAKQVQALELPGIGVHRDERRDVPGGDLAANLIGFTSQDMAGLEGLEARFDDVLAGQDGKRVYEAGRRDLAAPIPGGYSRTIPAKPGSSLALTIDRDLQFRTQQILSAGMAQAPGGTGAAVIIEIPSGAVLAQASNPTYSAAKPLSSDPVAREDAATSFVVDPGSIHKAITFGAALQEGVITPDTTLPIANAIKKGDTWFPDTHPADGKRMSIPGMLAYSSNVGTITIADKLGRDRLIDYQRRFGLGKPTGEGMPGEASGRLLPADEWSGSSYGSVPIGHSVDATPLQMAAAYAAIANNGTYVQPHLVKEVIGPDGKRTPTPAPVTRSVLSPQNAAALRTMLEAVTTVDNATGLAAAVPGYRVAGKTGTGWRLVDGKKQPGEVSSFIGMAPAENPRYVIAVFAYAPKSNGAAIAGPAFRDMMQFTLRHYRVPPSTGGSAPKFTVYPR